One region of Cucurbita pepo subsp. pepo cultivar mu-cu-16 chromosome LG03, ASM280686v2, whole genome shotgun sequence genomic DNA includes:
- the LOC111791893 gene encoding ATP synthase subunit O, mitochondrial-like: protein MTSADAHSMMNMVIIWSMTPGLKLILQARFPVFYIQLPIALFGGSGNYASALYIAAVKANSLDNVESELVNFVEAIKKSPTFSQFTMDLSVPAETRVKAITEISAEAKFSDVVKNFLVVLAENGRLRYVDSIAKRFLELTMAHRGEVEAVVTTVIPIPPQEEKELTETLQDIIGQGKKVKLEQKIDPSILGGLVVEFGEKVLDMSIKTRARQMERFLRQPVTFDGL, encoded by the exons ATGACGAGTGCAGACGCGCACAGTATGATGAACATGGTGATCATATGGAGCATGACACCAGGG TTGAAGTTAATTTTACAAGCGCGTTTTCCTGTTTTCTATATTCAGCTTCCTATTGCATTGTTTGGAGGGTCTGGAAACTATGCCTCTGCTCTGTATATAGCTGCAGTAAAAGCTAATTCTTTAGACAACGTGGAGTCTGAGCTTGTTAACTTTGTCGAGGCTATTAAGAAAAGCCCAACATTTTCTCAGTTCACAATGGACCTGTCAGTTCCAGCTGAAACTAGAGTTAAGGCTATCACTGAAATTTCTGCGGAAGCTAAATTTTCGGATGTCGTAAAGAACTTTTTAG TTGTGCTGGCTGAGAATGGGAGGCTGAGATATGTAGATAGCATAGCAAAGAGATTTTTGGAGTTGACTATGGCTCATAGGGGAGAAGTTGAAGCAGTTGTTACTACTGTTATT CCCATTCCACcacaagaagagaaagaattgACGGAGACGTTGCAAGATATAATTGGACAGGGCAAGAAGGTTAAGCTCGAGCAGAAG ATTGATCCCAGCATACTTGGTGGTCTAGTTGTAGAATTTGGCGAGAAGGTATTGGACATGTCCATTAAAACCCGGGCACGTCAAATGGAGAGGTTCTTGCGTCAACCTGTAACTTTTGATGGACTCTGA